The nucleotide window tgctattcttttacccttcttggtcagagcgatgtagtgggagctgcaagcttcacgtgctcaactttggcagagaactttggcaaagttatctgtggtacccatgagctattgttgcgtgtgggaagtgggtgattgaacagtaagattcatgtgttttctacttccccagaagtctttgacagaatgcccataatttccgcaaaactgagtgtgcgtgtgacaggtgctgacaaggctggaaaaggcttgaaaagtaggtgcctcttcgatttctgagatcggccctcgtgatctctggggagcccagcttttgagaaagcgagcgcctcttcgatttttgagatcggccttcgtggtctttgagcagcccaacttttgagaaagcaaacgcctcttcgatttctgagatcaaccctcgtgatctctaagcagcccagcttttgagaaagcaaacgcctcttcgatttctgagcaggcgcctcttcgatttctgaagcttcgtcgagtgcagatttttataggggctggcattaagttccaaagcacacttgaatctccaccagtagaagcttcattcttgcacttctaagatcttgatttgtccgacctcttctctcttcaacacctttgaaaatgtctggcccctccgaccgtcgttttgacttgaaccttgttgaagaggcagccccgccttctccagacaacatatggcgcccatccttcgtctcccctactggtcctcttaccgttggggattccgtgatgaagaatgatatgaccgctgcggtggtggccaggaaccttctcactcccaaagataacagactactttccaaacggtctgatgagttagctgttaaggattcgctggctctcagtgttcagtgtgcaggttctgtgtctaatatggcccaacgcctatttgctcgaacccgccaagttgaatcattggcggctgaagtgatgagtctcaaacaggagattagagggctcaagcatgagaataaacagttgcaccggctcacacatgactatgctacaaacatgaagaggaagcttgaccagatgaaggaaactgatggtcaggttttacttgatcatcagagatttgtgggtttgttccaaaggcatttattgccttcgtcttctggggctgtaccgcgtaatgaagctccaaatgatcaacctctgatgcctcctccttctagggttctgtccagtactgaggctccaaatgatccccctccggtgccttctctttctggggctctaccgactgctgagacttctccaaagcaacctttgtgaaggctccctcttgtgtgcttattttgactcatgtatatgtacatatttgtagcttatcggggatatcaataaataagctttccttcatttcaacgtattgtgttaaatacaccaaagccttcttcgctaagttctttgaattttcttttgttaaagcttgtatgttgaagctttctgagtggagcatgtaggttggggtagtgttcccttaatttcccgagtgaggaaaacttctcagttggagacttggaaaatccaagtcactgagtgggatcggctatatgaatcttagaacgccattgtgctcgatcctgtgtcatgtccttcgttagatctaagtactctaggtcttttcttagagtctcttccaaagttttcctaggtcttcctctaccccttcggccctgaacctctgtcccatagtcgcatcttctaatcggaacgtcagtaggccttctttgcacatgtccaaaccaccgtaaccgattttctctcatctttccttcaatttcggctactcctactttaccccggatatcctcattcctaatcttatcctttctcgtgtgcccaatTGGATAATTTCACCTTCTTATAAAATTCCGAGATGGTTATTTTGTTCTGGAATTTAAGATGGAGAATCAAAGCGCTGCAGGAGAGTTTAGGTTTCTTCGAAATCTGGGAGCTGTTCGCTTGAAGCCAACGCATGAATCACAATCTGTATCATCTCATTGCTTTGGGAAAGGAGAGAAATGGATagagaaggggagagaaagTAGATTCGGGGAGCAAGAGTGATGGTCAGACGCAGAGGGAGAAGAGGGAGATAAGAAGATGAGGGGATTGGACGGAGCCAACGAGGGAGAGGAGATTCCAGAGAGTACaggttttaagaaaaaaaaaggaaaaaagttgatgtaaaatattattaaatatgtcttagataatataatattattagtgTTAACTATTCAgctttttagtccgacactacACCAAACGCTTCATTATTTTAGTCTACCTTAATCtattctaagccagtccagcttagtccttaatgctagtccagtccgagatagtccggtgcaacaaacgcacccctAGAGTAGACTTGAGAATCTCAATGTGCTTTTTAGTGGGTCATTTTTTTTCAGTAATCTTGCAATCTAAAGATCGTTTTTCTTCTACATGCAGCTTAATGAAAACCTTTTAAAAAACCAGGAGATTTGGAAAGCAAAGATACTTGAATCTGAAGAGAGGTATTGATTTGTCCCCCtcgttcttgttttctttgtattttcccATCATCGTAAGTTCAGTGACTTGATGTGATAGTAAGCAATTTGACCTTTGATTTGTTTTTACTTGGACCTGGATATACATCTTCAAGTTTATATTCTCTCTTTGGATTTTATGCCTTATTGTCGTTGATATGAAGCTAAAAATTTTCTCACGGTTGGATGCCCCACCAATTTTGAATGGCTCCATTTTATATTGTCAGAGTTTAAGATTTTGGCACTATCAAAATGGAGGCAACGTAGAGATCCGGGTTATATTGTCCACAAATAGTTGTCTGATCACAATAAGGAGACCATAAATATTGTGATCCCATGGCCTACCCTTTAACATCTCAGTAAATTTGCTGAAACATTTTGTAGATGTTCCGGAGATGGTGTAAATTTATATGCTGTTGTTTTTCTGCTATTATTGCGTAATTGGTCCCCATGCCTTGTACTTTCAGGGAGAGAAAGACTTTGAAACTAAGGGACGATAAAATTAGCGACTTAGAAGAGCAGGTGATATAAAATTTTCACCTTTCGTTTTTGATATACAATTTTTACTGCTCGATAGCTTTTGGTTGTGTCCAGCCTTAATATTTTAGACTATGCCTAAACTAACGCGACTTCCATTGTTAAATTCTCACCATTTTGCAGCTTGGGAATTTGATGATGTACCTTGAGGCTGGGAAGACGGTGGAGCAGCTATCAACATCAGATGAAATAAAGGATGGGACTGCCTTGCCAGTATCGGTGGAGCCACCACAGCCATCAGTACGGAATGAAATTGGTGATGCCACTGTCACTTCTCCGGAAGTTTCCAATGAATGTATAGAAGAGGGCTCAAAGACTAATAACAGGAGGAGGAGACGCCAAGGTTGAAGGAACGATGCGTTACTCTTGTTCCATTTCACGAGCTGCTTCCATTTCGTAGGTTATGTGTCAACTAGAGTGCCCGGTTTTTTCTGCTCTAGTTTTTTAAGGCCAAGTTGTGTACGGTAAGGGGGATACCGGCTTGCTTAGTCACAAAATTATGTTGATGGGTGATGGTTATTGAAAATTTCTGCATTCTCATTCCTCCAAAACAATGCTCAAACGGTCCTTTACCCGGCTTTTGATGGTGACCGGTAAAGGGGGATCGATACTTACTTGTACAAATGATGTTAAGAGGATTTGTATTACAAATTTGTGTATATGATTACTCACAACACTACTTAAACGCCCACTTTGTCCAAGTTATCGTAAAGTTTGGTTTTTAATAGGGGTGGTTCTTTGACACCATTTTTTATAAACGTTTTTGTGGGGTAGACTATGTAAAGTATTTTACCGATGTTAAAAATTGTATAAATCGTTGAAATACATAACTAATTAACCGCAATAAAAATGTGTGtcaaaagttgtgaaaattaTAGGGAGAGATTTCCGAGTTTGAGTACAAAGGGACGGACGCATGTTTGTTGTTTTTCCCTTGCGTTGCGTGTCTGCCACTTGAACCATCCAGAATGACCTACCACTCTTTTGTGATGTTGTGAGCAACCAACCCCACAGGATTTGGATCTTCTGAAGCCAATTGGCAATCAGATatcaaattatcaataaaaaggTTTTCTAATTTCTGTACCGACCAAAaaatgaagagaagaagaagaagaagaatggttAGATTTCCATCTTCCTCCGCCTTCCTTAATCCTTAGCaccatcatcatcgtcatcttTGTCTCTCCGCTTCTGTCCGAATTATATGGTAAGATCTCTTACGTTTCCTCTCAATTCCTCGGAGATTAACCTTAATTAAGCTGAATCTTTGAAGGAAATTAATGTGTCCCCCTTCTTTTGTGTACCTTGTATTGTTCGATTTACTGTTATTTGCTTGAATCTGTCTCTCTTCTTGTATTATTGTTCTTGCATTTGCATGATTAACGGTTAATTGTcaaattattttgatatattttttttgtttaatttgtgaAAATTGTGTGGGTTGTCTTTTGGTCTTATGGGCAAATGGAATATCATCACCTTGGTTCGATCAAGTAAAGAAAgtataactttttattttatgggTTTTCTGAATTAATTAGGGACATCAATAATTTGTCGGACATGGAAGTTCTGAGCTGAACAATCATCTTTGGGTGATTAAATATTTCGCCGTTCGATATTGGGGAATTTGCTTTCTGTGGTTGGTTGATTCGTCGATCGTGGACAACCGGTTTGTTGGGTTTCCCTGGATTTTGTTCTTGAGTCTGTAAATTCTAAGCAGGAAACTAAAACTTCGTATCAAATAATTGTTAGTTTTATGTTATTTCGTTACAGAAACTGTGTTCGAAGAACCTAGTTTGTTGGTATCTGTGCTATTTGAATGGCTTCCGTGTCAGTCAGGGTGTTTGGATGAACTGCTtgcattttcttttcaattcatCAAAAAACGGGAGAGCGCACATGTGAGAAATTCTCATCAGTGTTTATGCAAATTCAGATTTTCATTTCAAGTTTTTGAAAGAGAGATATCTTCTTGTTTTAACCAGCATCTACCGAGGTTTTATTATATGCATTCCTGTACCAAGTTACCTTTGTCTCCGTATTGGACTAAAATTTATTGTATTGGTTTTTGTTGTGATATCAGGTGGTGCAAATCTATTTTAAAGAGGGAAATTTGTGAGTTTTGATGGATTTTCTGCCGGACCAGTTATTATGGGAGATCTTGAGCAGGATTAAGAAAACCACTGACCGAAACTCTGTTTCTTTGGCATGTAAGCGCCTGCACGGATTGGATAATGAACAGAGACAATCTCTTCGGGTTGGTTGTGGATTAGACCCTGCAAATGAAGCTTTGACATCTCTCTGCAGTAGGTTTGCTAACTTGACAAGGGTCGAGATAACTTATGCCGGTTGGATGTCCAAACTAGGAAAGCAGTTGGATGACCAAGGGCTTCTTATTCTTTCCAACTACTGTCCTTCTCTGGTGGATCTCACATTAAGCTACTGCACATTCATCACGGATGTGGGTATCCGTCACTTGTCTTCTTGCTCAAAACTTTcagctttgaagttgaatttCAACGCAAGGATAACTGGATGTGGAATATTATCTGTTGTTGTGGGCTGCAAGAACCTCACTACCCTCCATCTTATCCGATGCTTAAATATTAGCAGTTTTGAGTGGCTTGAATATCTTGGAAAGCTTGAAACTCTCGAAGATCTCTCAATTAAGAATTGCAGAGCTATTGGGGAGGGTGATTTGATTAAGCTAGGTTCCAGttggaaaaaattaaaatgcttgCAATTTGAGGTTGATGTTAATTACAGATATATGAAAGTTTATGATCGTTTAGCTGTGGATCGATGGCAAAAGCAGTGGGTCCCATGTGATAATATGGTGGAACTTAGCTTGGTAAATTGCATCATCAGCCCGGGGCGGGGGCTTGCTTGTGTACTGGGGAAGTGCAAGAATTTGGAGAAGATTCACTTGGACATGTGTGTTGGGGTAAGGGACTGTGACATCATAGGCTTAGCCCAAAAGTCAAAAAATCTTCGGTCCATTTTCCTTCGCGTTCCGTCAGATTTCTCACTTCCTCTTTTGATGAATAACCCATTGAGATTAACTGATGAATGTCTAAAAGCCGTGGCGCAGAACTGTTCGATGCTTGAATCTGTCAGGATATCTTACTCCGACGGGGAGttcccttctttttcctcatttACATTAGATGGAATCCTCAATTTGATTCAGAAGTGCCCTGTGCGGGAACTTGCTTTTGACCAAGTGtattcctttaatgatgttggTATGGAAGCTCTTTGCTTGGCTCTGCATCTGGAGACCTTGGAGCTAATCAGATGCCAAGAGATAAGCGATGAGGGGCTGCAGCTCGTGGGCCAGTTTCCCCGGTTGTCCATTTTGCGTTTAATCAAGTGTTTAGGGGTTTCTGATGATGGGTTGAAGCCGCTTGCAGGGTCATACAAATTGGAATTGTTAGCTGTGGAAGATTGTCCTCAAATTTCTGAAAGAGGAGTTCTTGGAGCTGCGAAGTCCGTATCCTTCAGACAAGACTTGTCATGGATGTATTGAGCTTGTTACCACCTGACCGGATCAGATTTGCGTTAAGTATCAAGGTCGGTATCGGCAGTGTGGTTTCTGCAACCATTAATTTATCCAGATTGCAGAATGCAGATGTAATATTGATATATTTATATGGCTTATTACTGTAAAGTGTTCAATTGTGAATGTTACGTTTGTAATGAATTGTTGGCATAAATTATTGCTCTGAATCTCTGATGTATTTGCCTTCACTGATAGCCAAGTTATGAAATTTCAGTTGTGAGATGCAATATTGTGCTTACCATTTGGAAAAGTGCTTTTGCCCTTGCTATGAGGTAAATGTCCGTTATAGTCATTCAATTTATGGGCAAATTGCACTGATTCTCCCCTGATGGAGCCAGACTTTTATGATATGGATTCACTGCTATCGTGACGTCATAAGTTAATAGAACAATGCTATCGTGACGTCTTAAGTTAATAGAACAATGCTATCTTGACGTATTTAGTTAATAGAATAAGGCAATGTAGAGGGAGTCGTACAAATGACTTTGTATCAGTAGGAACAAGGTCTGGAGTCGCAGCCTTGCATTCACTCAAGTACGACTCAGATAGCAATCATCGTGTGGTGGAGATCGTTCACTGTGGGGTTGTGGGTGGTTGTTTAACAATGGGATCAGGGTTTAAAAGAAACACCACGATGCTGGAACAAGGAAGAGTTTTAAACTTAGGGCAATAAGTCTTTTTAAATCcaattttggttattttataaacattagaaaatatgagaTATTTCAATAGGTAGTCTTTAAAATGGCTACTTActaaatttcctttttttttcttctcctcaCTAACCACCTTTCCCCTTTTCTTGCATCATTCGCTTCTACAAATAGGCAAATTTTATTAGTGTTGTAAAAGCAGTGTGAATGTCCACTATAAAAGGTCGTGTGAGTATCCACTTGAAGACTTTGGACATCAAGTCATTGAGaattttttagttgtgacggaaacacggatggtacaccacgtgtttttatgcaagtggtgaaaagttttaatttttaagttattaaccctttaacacacataacccaccatttatatatggatacgtggtgtaccacttcatatgacggtcacattgaaaaatctctccaagtCATCGGTGGTAGGTTAGCCATCTAACTTTTGTATTTAATATTATTGGCTAATGGAAAGGTGGggttaaatataaaaaagatgGTTAGTGATTTGCCTATAAAACCAAGAGGAGAAGAAACAGCAGAGGACATAGAACAAAAATATATCAGTAAGCCATAAGgctagagagaaaaaagaaaaatagtgagAGATATCTTGgtacttttattatttcaaataattagaaagaaactACTGCTGCTCCGAAGATATAGGCACCCTTGCCAAACTTAGTAAATATCGAgtcttatttactttattttaCTACATACATATTCTCAATTTCATAACAATTGGTTAATTGTCCAGACTCCATAGAAGCTCAGACATAAATGGGAACACGACCAATCACACAATGACACAACTATTAAACTTGTAAAAGAATGAGACCCGCTCCTTTTTTCCCGATATATTCTCCCTTCAACACCGACGTCCAACTAAACATTCCAGATGCATGGATCATGGATGGGACTTCTCTTCACATCTCAAAGTTTCTATCTGCTTAAACATACGCGCCTTATACGACAGCGGCTTTGTCCCGCATTCGAAACCCTTCATTCATCTTTACCACCGGATCTCACAGAAAACGCTACATAAATCGACGGTTCTGTTGCCGAAAAACAACACGAAGCGCCAATGGCAATG belongs to Malus sylvestris chromosome 17, drMalSylv7.2, whole genome shotgun sequence and includes:
- the LOC126611334 gene encoding F-box/LRR-repeat protein 14 — protein: MDFLPDQLLWEILSRIKKTTDRNSVSLACKRLHGLDNEQRQSLRVGCGLDPANEALTSLCSRFANLTRVEITYAGWMSKLGKQLDDQGLLILSNYCPSLVDLTLSYCTFITDVGIRHLSSCSKLSALKLNFNARITGCGILSVVVGCKNLTTLHLIRCLNISSFEWLEYLGKLETLEDLSIKNCRAIGEGDLIKLGSSWKKLKCLQFEVDVNYRYMKVYDRLAVDRWQKQWVPCDNMVELSLVNCIISPGRGLACVLGKCKNLEKIHLDMCVGVRDCDIIGLAQKSKNLRSIFLRVPSDFSLPLLMNNPLRLTDECLKAVAQNCSMLESVRISYSDGEFPSFSSFTLDGILNLIQKCPVRELAFDQVYSFNDVGMEALCLALHLETLELIRCQEISDEGLQLVGQFPRLSILRLIKCLGVSDDGLKPLAGSYKLELLAVEDCPQISERGVLGAAKSVSFRQDLSWMY